Proteins found in one Arthrobacter sp. U41 genomic segment:
- a CDS encoding DeoR/GlpR family DNA-binding transcription regulator: MITEERHRRIGELLRHREHVTVDELITECGASGATIRRDLDVLERHGVLRRVHGGARSLVLRGGNPEYRQRELEDHAVKVRIAARVASLLEDRGHVWLDSGTTATEVARQLRHREMTLMPMSLRAVNALADGGPAAGRRPELLLPGGSLTVGELSFRGPMTESNIRSLRFDTAVLTPCALNLRDGLLAHDLDDAAVKRAGLESAGRVIVACSGTKWDASAVALVASLDAVDVLVTDKHLSPEELAQIAQHSVEVVIA; the protein is encoded by the coding sequence ATGATTACTGAGGAGCGCCACCGCCGCATCGGCGAGCTGCTGCGCCATCGGGAGCACGTGACAGTCGACGAGCTCATCACCGAATGTGGCGCCTCGGGGGCCACAATCCGGCGGGACCTGGATGTACTGGAACGCCATGGCGTTCTCCGCCGGGTCCACGGCGGGGCCCGCAGCCTCGTGCTGCGTGGCGGGAACCCCGAATACCGGCAGCGCGAACTCGAGGACCACGCCGTCAAGGTGCGGATTGCGGCCCGGGTTGCCTCGCTGCTCGAGGACCGCGGGCACGTCTGGCTGGACAGCGGCACCACGGCCACCGAGGTGGCCCGCCAGCTGCGGCATCGCGAAATGACCCTGATGCCGATGTCGCTGCGGGCCGTCAACGCGCTGGCCGACGGCGGCCCGGCTGCCGGCCGGCGTCCCGAGCTGCTGCTGCCGGGCGGGAGCCTGACAGTGGGCGAACTGTCGTTCCGCGGGCCCATGACGGAATCCAACATCCGTTCGCTGCGGTTCGATACGGCCGTGCTCACGCCCTGCGCGCTGAACCTCCGGGACGGACTGTTGGCGCACGACCTCGACGACGCGGCCGTGAAACGCGCCGGACTGGAATCCGCGGGCCGGGTGATCGTCGCCTGCTCCGGCACCAAATGGGACGCCAGCGCCGTCGCTCTCGTCGCATCCCTCGATGCCGTGGACGTCCTCGTGACGGACAAGCATCTAAGTCCCGAAGAACTAGCCCAAATCGCCCAACACTCGGTGGAAGTAGTGATCGCATGA
- a CDS encoding FAD-binding and (Fe-S)-binding domain-containing protein: MAPLDLAVFRSAVRDPAQVKTRAIDLHANAHDASHFLLIPQAVITAGSAAEVGGLLRASAAQGVPLTFRSGGTSLSGQAVTDGVLVDVRRNFRDIEVLDDGARVRVQPGVTVRALNARLARYGRKFGPDPASEAACTIGGVVANNSSGMNCGTVDNTYRTLESLTVVLPSGTVIDTGAPDSDRKLRALEPELYAGLARLAERVRNNPDSVRRIRQQFSMKNTMGYGLNSLLDFQSPVDVMAHLIIGSEGTLGFVAEAVFRTIPRLPHAAAGLLVFPELEAANAALPALVETGAATVELMDALSLKVGQTLKGTPAVVQDLTVRDHAALLVEYSAGSAGQLAELQRHGEGILPGLGLSAPARFTGDARERGQLWQLRKGLYASVAGARPQGTTALLEDIVVPVPVLGRTCRELIRLFGKYSYSNSVIFGHAKDGNVHFMLTDGFATAAELDRYGAFTEDMVELILAEGGSLKAEHGTGRVMAPYVRRQYGDELYDVMRSIKRLFDPAAMLNPGVLMDEDPLAHLRHIKTAPPVAEEVDRCVSCGFCEPVCPSKDITLTPRQRIVTLRAIESARLAGDAALVRELEKDYEYESVDTCAVDGMCQTACPVDINTGSLVKRLRAADAGPLAKGAWNGAARHWEGITRGASLALTVVNKLPAAAIAPPNKAARAVLGDETVPLYSAELPGGGSVRKRPAPSGEPDAVYFPACVGTMFGPAAAGPGGEGHGVQFSFEQLCARAGLTLLVPEGIDGLCCGTPWSSKGMAAGQKTMREKTLAALRKATRDGELPIVCDASSCTEGLRQAVESDVPTAGQQALRLVDAVDFAAERILPRLPDHGKLESLALHPTCSSTRMGLNDALGAVAGAVAERVEIPESWGCCAFAGDRGMLHPELTASATAKQAAEVAEMDASAHASCNRTCELGMTRATGAQYRHVLELLEELTR; this comes from the coding sequence ATGGCTCCCCTGGACCTGGCCGTCTTCCGCTCGGCTGTGCGCGATCCCGCCCAGGTAAAAACCCGGGCGATTGACCTGCACGCGAACGCCCACGACGCCTCACACTTTCTGCTGATCCCGCAGGCCGTCATTACGGCCGGGAGCGCCGCCGAAGTCGGGGGGCTGCTGCGCGCCAGCGCTGCCCAGGGCGTGCCGCTGACGTTCCGCTCCGGCGGCACCAGCCTGAGCGGGCAGGCGGTCACTGACGGCGTGCTCGTGGACGTGCGCCGCAACTTCAGGGACATCGAGGTGCTCGACGACGGCGCGAGGGTCCGCGTCCAGCCCGGCGTCACCGTGCGGGCGCTCAATGCGAGACTGGCCCGCTACGGCCGGAAGTTCGGCCCTGATCCGGCGAGCGAGGCGGCATGCACGATCGGCGGGGTGGTCGCCAACAACTCCTCCGGCATGAACTGCGGCACGGTGGACAACACCTACCGCACGCTGGAATCCCTGACCGTGGTGCTGCCCTCCGGCACCGTGATCGACACCGGGGCGCCCGACTCCGACCGGAAACTCCGTGCCCTTGAGCCGGAACTTTATGCGGGCCTGGCGCGGCTGGCGGAGCGGGTCCGCAACAACCCGGACTCCGTGCGCAGGATCCGGCAGCAGTTCTCCATGAAGAACACCATGGGCTACGGGCTGAACTCCCTGCTGGACTTCCAGAGCCCGGTGGACGTCATGGCCCACCTGATCATCGGTAGCGAGGGCACCCTCGGATTCGTGGCCGAGGCGGTCTTCCGCACCATCCCGCGGCTCCCGCATGCCGCCGCGGGCCTGCTGGTGTTCCCGGAACTTGAGGCCGCCAACGCAGCCCTGCCCGCCCTCGTCGAGACGGGGGCAGCCACCGTTGAGCTGATGGATGCGTTGTCCCTCAAGGTGGGCCAGACGCTCAAGGGAACGCCCGCCGTCGTGCAGGACCTGACAGTCCGGGACCACGCCGCCCTGCTTGTGGAGTACTCCGCCGGCAGTGCCGGGCAACTGGCGGAACTCCAGCGCCACGGCGAGGGCATCCTCCCGGGCCTTGGGCTGTCCGCGCCCGCCCGGTTCACCGGTGACGCCCGGGAACGCGGCCAGCTGTGGCAGTTGCGCAAGGGCCTCTACGCCTCGGTCGCCGGGGCGCGCCCGCAGGGCACCACCGCGCTGCTGGAAGACATTGTGGTCCCCGTCCCGGTGCTGGGGCGCACCTGCCGGGAACTGATCCGGCTCTTCGGCAAATACAGCTACAGCAACAGCGTGATCTTCGGCCACGCCAAGGACGGCAACGTCCACTTCATGCTCACTGACGGCTTCGCCACGGCAGCCGAACTGGACCGCTACGGGGCCTTTACCGAAGACATGGTGGAGCTGATCCTGGCCGAGGGCGGATCGCTGAAGGCCGAGCATGGGACCGGCCGGGTGATGGCGCCGTACGTCCGCCGGCAGTACGGCGACGAGCTCTACGACGTCATGCGCAGCATCAAACGGCTCTTCGACCCTGCCGCGATGCTCAACCCGGGCGTACTGATGGATGAGGATCCGCTGGCGCATCTGCGGCACATCAAGACGGCGCCGCCCGTGGCGGAGGAAGTGGACCGCTGCGTCTCCTGCGGCTTCTGCGAGCCGGTGTGCCCCAGCAAGGACATCACCCTGACGCCCCGGCAGCGGATCGTCACCCTGCGCGCGATTGAATCGGCCCGGCTGGCCGGTGACGCGGCGCTGGTCAGGGAACTGGAAAAGGACTACGAGTACGAGTCCGTGGACACCTGCGCCGTGGACGGGATGTGCCAGACCGCCTGCCCGGTGGACATCAACACCGGATCGCTCGTGAAACGCCTGCGGGCTGCCGACGCCGGTCCGCTCGCCAAGGGGGCGTGGAACGGCGCCGCCAGACACTGGGAGGGCATCACCCGTGGTGCTTCCCTGGCGCTGACGGTCGTTAACAAACTCCCGGCCGCCGCCATCGCACCGCCCAACAAGGCCGCGCGGGCAGTGCTTGGGGACGAAACCGTGCCGCTCTATTCCGCCGAACTTCCGGGTGGCGGCTCGGTGCGGAAGCGTCCGGCGCCGTCGGGAGAGCCAGACGCCGTCTACTTCCCGGCGTGTGTTGGCACCATGTTCGGACCCGCAGCAGCAGGTCCCGGCGGCGAAGGACACGGAGTCCAGTTCAGCTTCGAACAACTCTGTGCCCGCGCCGGGCTCACCCTCCTCGTCCCCGAAGGGATCGACGGCCTGTGCTGCGGCACACCCTGGTCCTCGAAGGGCATGGCCGCCGGCCAGAAAACCATGCGGGAGAAAACCCTGGCAGCGCTCCGGAAGGCAACCCGGGACGGAGAACTACCGATCGTTTGCGACGCGTCCTCCTGCACCGAGGGCCTGCGCCAGGCCGTTGAGTCGGACGTGCCCACGGCAGGGCAGCAGGCCCTGCGCCTGGTGGACGCCGTGGACTTCGCCGCGGAGCGGATCCTGCCGCGGCTGCCCGACCACGGGAAGCTGGAGTCGCTGGCCCTCCACCCGACCTGCTCGTCCACCCGGATGGGACTCAACGATGCCCTGGGTGCCGTCGCCGGCGCCGTGGCCGAACGGGTCGAGATCCCGGAAAGCTGGGGCTGCTGCGCGTTTGCCGGGGACCGGGGCATGCTGCACCCCGAACTGACGGCGTCGGCGACAGCGAAACAGGCCGCGGAGGTGGCGGAGATGGATGCCTCCGCCCACGCCTCGTGCAACCGGACCTGCGAACTGGGCATGACCCGGGCCACCGGCGCCCAGTACCGGCACGTGCTGGAGCTGCTGGAGGAGCTCACCCGCTAG
- a CDS encoding L-lactate permease, with amino-acid sequence MFQQILDPIAGSLVISALCAALPLVLLFVLLGVFKVKAPVAALAGLALSLVLAIVGWQMPVNQALSATAAGVFYGLFPILWILVNALWIYRLTVATPWFEVLGRTIRSISNDLRILSILIAFCFGALLESLAGFGAPVAISAAMLMAAGMKPLKSAVVSLLANTAPVAFGAMAAPIIALNGVTGLPLQDLSSMAGRQTPFIALIVPLLLVFIVDGRRGVKQTWPVALVAGVAFGVAQFVTSNYFAVELTDVVAAVVTVAAVLLMLKVWQPKETIGMEGAVEGGAAEAAHAAVAAVAVTTGSASPGSAAPAGGSAAGHRAADSAAVPAVGTTVPADNSRPEPRQIWMAIAPYLIIIAVFSVAQLPFVKTWLGQVGSVTFAWPGLDITDSAGKPVAATKFKLDHLKATGTLLLFSGLITMVLYKITAGQGLRIYRDTVVQLRWTIVTVTAVLGLSFVMNLSGQTTTLGFALASAGGFFAILSPLIGWIGVALTGSDTSSNSLFGQMQATAAEQTGLSPVLMAASNSSAGVMGKMLSLQNLAVAAAAVGLDGAEGTLFRKLIGWSLGLLALITVLIFLQSTPVLGWMVP; translated from the coding sequence ATGTTTCAGCAGATCCTTGACCCCATAGCCGGGTCCCTGGTGATTTCAGCCCTTTGCGCGGCGCTTCCGCTCGTCCTGCTCTTCGTCCTCCTGGGCGTCTTCAAGGTCAAGGCCCCGGTGGCCGCCCTTGCCGGCCTGGCCCTCTCCCTCGTGCTGGCCATCGTCGGCTGGCAGATGCCGGTGAACCAGGCGCTGAGCGCCACCGCGGCCGGCGTCTTCTACGGCCTGTTCCCGATCCTGTGGATCCTGGTCAACGCCCTCTGGATCTACCGGCTCACCGTGGCCACCCCGTGGTTCGAAGTGCTGGGACGGACCATCCGTTCCATCTCCAACGACCTGCGAATCCTGTCCATCCTGATCGCCTTCTGCTTCGGGGCCCTGCTGGAATCCCTGGCCGGATTCGGCGCCCCGGTGGCGATCTCCGCCGCCATGCTGATGGCTGCCGGTATGAAACCGCTGAAGTCCGCCGTCGTTTCCCTGCTGGCAAACACCGCCCCCGTGGCCTTCGGTGCCATGGCCGCGCCCATCATCGCCCTGAACGGTGTCACCGGCCTGCCGCTGCAGGATCTTTCCTCGATGGCCGGACGCCAGACGCCGTTCATCGCACTTATTGTTCCGCTGCTGCTGGTGTTCATCGTCGACGGCCGCCGCGGTGTGAAGCAGACCTGGCCCGTGGCCCTCGTGGCAGGCGTCGCCTTCGGCGTGGCCCAGTTTGTCACCTCCAACTACTTCGCCGTGGAACTCACCGACGTTGTCGCCGCCGTCGTGACGGTGGCCGCCGTGCTGCTGATGCTGAAGGTCTGGCAGCCGAAAGAAACCATCGGAATGGAAGGTGCCGTCGAGGGCGGCGCTGCCGAAGCGGCGCACGCCGCGGTCGCCGCGGTCGCCGTCACGACTGGCAGCGCCTCCCCCGGCAGCGCCGCCCCCGCCGGCGGTTCCGCCGCCGGTCACCGGGCCGCTGACTCCGCCGCCGTGCCCGCCGTCGGGACGACGGTGCCGGCCGATAACTCCCGGCCCGAACCCCGGCAGATCTGGATGGCAATTGCTCCCTACCTCATCATCATCGCGGTGTTTTCGGTGGCCCAGCTTCCGTTCGTCAAGACCTGGCTGGGCCAGGTCGGCAGCGTGACGTTCGCCTGGCCCGGCCTGGACATCACCGATTCGGCCGGCAAGCCGGTCGCCGCCACCAAGTTCAAACTCGACCACCTCAAGGCCACCGGCACCCTGCTGCTGTTTTCCGGGCTGATCACGATGGTGCTGTACAAAATCACTGCCGGACAGGGCCTGCGCATCTACCGCGACACCGTGGTCCAGCTGCGCTGGACGATCGTCACCGTCACCGCCGTCCTGGGCCTGTCCTTCGTGATGAACCTGTCCGGCCAGACCACTACCCTGGGTTTCGCGCTGGCTTCCGCGGGCGGCTTCTTCGCCATCCTCTCGCCGCTGATCGGGTGGATCGGCGTCGCCCTCACCGGGTCCGACACGTCCTCCAACTCCCTGTTCGGCCAGATGCAGGCCACCGCGGCCGAGCAAACCGGCTTGTCTCCGGTGCTGATGGCCGCCTCCAACTCCTCCGCCGGCGTGATGGGCAAGATGCTCTCCCTGCAGAACCTGGCCGTTGCCGCTGCCGCCGTCGGCCTTGACGGCGCGGAGGGGACGCTGTTCCGCAAGCTGATCGGCTGGAGCCTTGGCCTCCTGGCGCTCATCACCGTGCTGATCTTCCTGCAGTCCACCCCGGTGCTCGGCTGGATGGTGCCCTGA
- a CDS encoding bifunctional phosphatase PAP2/diacylglycerol kinase family protein: MRSMLRKAPVRLGKLDRKLVRAVSGFPGGHHDVFFRRLSAAANKGKLWFGIAGVMALFPGRTRRAALHGLLAQAVASAVTNLGFKTLLPRARPLPEHLPVFRFVHPQPTSSSMPSGHSASAVAFALGVGLVRPALGAALAPLTAGVAYSRVHTGAHWPSDVFFGSAIGAGAAMITRKWWPVRPPFPEIRRTAVKAAELPEGEGLGIAVNTLGGSYGEETAAALQEVFPKAYIHEIDQAKDLAEEISRVAGRPGVRALGVWGGDGTVGIAAATAVEYSLPLLVLPGGTLNHFARDAGTPNLTAAVAAASRGEAARADLGLVTVERGLPESPELLQLTMLNTASIGLYPNLVRRRELLQPALGKPLAGVVAMFRTFAAETPTTVIVDGVRHKLWILYIGRGRYYPRDHAPLVRPVMDDGVFDLRMITADESFARLRLLWSVLTGTVATSRITHLSETRRIRVEPGDTTMVLAMDGEVMPGVRGVEFSVMPGALTYYSPVS, from the coding sequence ATGCGCAGCATGCTGAGGAAGGCGCCGGTACGGCTGGGGAAACTCGACCGCAAACTCGTACGCGCCGTGTCCGGCTTCCCCGGGGGCCACCATGACGTGTTCTTCCGGCGGCTTTCCGCCGCGGCGAACAAGGGCAAGCTCTGGTTCGGCATCGCCGGCGTGATGGCCCTCTTCCCCGGGCGGACGCGCCGTGCAGCCCTCCACGGACTGCTGGCCCAGGCAGTGGCGTCCGCCGTCACGAATCTTGGGTTCAAGACGCTGCTGCCACGCGCGCGCCCGCTTCCGGAGCACCTGCCGGTCTTCAGGTTTGTCCATCCCCAACCCACGAGCTCCTCCATGCCCTCGGGCCACTCCGCCTCGGCCGTCGCCTTCGCCCTCGGCGTGGGTCTCGTGCGGCCGGCGCTCGGCGCAGCGCTGGCACCCCTCACGGCGGGAGTAGCCTACTCCCGGGTGCACACCGGCGCCCACTGGCCCTCGGATGTCTTCTTCGGGTCGGCGATCGGGGCCGGGGCCGCCATGATCACGCGCAAATGGTGGCCGGTTCGTCCACCCTTCCCCGAGATCCGGCGGACCGCCGTGAAAGCCGCGGAGCTTCCGGAAGGTGAGGGCCTGGGGATAGCGGTCAATACCCTTGGGGGCTCGTACGGGGAGGAAACCGCAGCAGCCCTCCAAGAGGTATTCCCCAAAGCGTATATACATGAGATTGACCAGGCCAAGGACCTCGCGGAGGAGATCTCCCGGGTGGCCGGCCGGCCCGGGGTCAGGGCCCTGGGTGTCTGGGGCGGGGACGGCACGGTCGGCATCGCGGCAGCCACCGCCGTCGAGTATTCCCTCCCGCTCCTGGTCCTGCCGGGCGGGACCCTTAACCATTTCGCCCGGGACGCCGGAACCCCGAACCTCACGGCCGCTGTTGCGGCCGCATCCCGCGGCGAAGCGGCACGGGCGGACCTCGGCCTCGTAACGGTGGAGCGCGGACTTCCCGAGAGCCCGGAGCTGCTGCAGTTGACCATGCTCAACACCGCGAGCATCGGCCTTTACCCCAACCTGGTCCGCCGGCGCGAGCTGCTCCAGCCGGCCCTCGGAAAACCCCTGGCCGGCGTCGTCGCCATGTTCCGGACCTTCGCTGCCGAAACGCCCACCACCGTGATCGTCGACGGCGTGCGGCACAAACTCTGGATCCTGTACATCGGACGCGGGCGGTACTACCCCCGCGACCATGCCCCGCTGGTCCGCCCGGTCATGGACGACGGTGTCTTCGACCTCAGGATGATCACCGCGGACGAATCCTTTGCCCGGCTCCGGCTGCTGTGGTCGGTGCTGACCGGAACCGTGGCCACGTCCCGGATCACCCACCTCAGCGAAACCAGAAGGATCCGGGTGGAACCGGGGGACACCACCATGGTCCTCGCGATGGACGGGGAAGTCATGCCCGGAGTCCGCGGCGTTGAATTCTCGGTCATGCCCGGCGCCCTGACGTACTACTCGCCGGTCTCCTGA
- a CDS encoding ABC transporter ATP-binding protein translates to MIEARGLTKVYGDKTAVAGVNFTVEAGRVTGFLGPNGAGKSTTMRMIMGLDRPTSGTVTVNGTPFARHSAPLRDVGALLDAKAVHTSRSAYNHLLAMAATHSIPKKRVHEVIEMTGLADVAKKKVGGFSLGMGQRLGIAAALLGDPQTVILDEPVNGLDPEGVVWVRNLVKHLASEGRTVFLSSHLMSEMAVTADHLIVIGRGRIIADAPIQDIINGKGRIRTRVRTDQPDQLMHLLAGAGVSMELQDNELLEVTGLDPRQIARAALDSHVMIYELTPLQASLEEAYMELTKDEVEYHSLITTGAAAPVQSGGN, encoded by the coding sequence ATGATCGAAGCACGAGGCCTGACCAAGGTTTACGGCGACAAGACCGCCGTCGCCGGAGTCAACTTCACCGTCGAAGCCGGCCGGGTCACCGGCTTCCTGGGCCCGAACGGAGCCGGCAAATCCACGACCATGCGCATGATCATGGGGCTGGACCGGCCGACGTCGGGCACCGTCACCGTCAACGGCACACCGTTCGCCCGGCACTCCGCGCCGCTGCGCGATGTCGGCGCGCTGCTCGACGCCAAGGCCGTCCACACCAGCCGCTCGGCCTACAACCACCTCCTGGCGATGGCCGCCACGCACAGCATCCCCAAGAAACGCGTGCACGAAGTCATCGAAATGACGGGCCTGGCCGATGTGGCCAAGAAGAAGGTCGGCGGCTTCTCGCTCGGCATGGGCCAGCGGCTGGGAATCGCCGCGGCGCTGCTCGGCGATCCGCAGACCGTCATCCTGGACGAGCCGGTCAACGGTCTGGACCCGGAGGGCGTCGTCTGGGTCCGCAATCTCGTCAAGCATCTGGCCTCCGAGGGACGGACGGTGTTTCTCTCCAGCCACCTGATGAGCGAGATGGCCGTGACCGCGGACCACCTGATCGTGATCGGCCGCGGCAGGATCATCGCCGATGCGCCGATCCAGGACATCATCAACGGCAAGGGACGGATCCGCACCCGCGTCCGCACCGACCAGCCGGACCAGCTGATGCACCTGCTCGCCGGCGCCGGCGTGTCCATGGAGCTGCAGGACAACGAACTCCTCGAAGTCACGGGCCTGGATCCGCGCCAGATCGCCCGCGCAGCCCTCGACAGCCACGTCATGATCTACGAACTCACGCCGCTTCAGGCCAGCCTCGAGGAGGCCTACATGGAACTGACCAAGGATGAGGTCGAATACCACTCGCTGATCACCACGGGTGCTGCCGCTCCCGTCCAGTCCGGAGGCAACTAA
- a CDS encoding phosphatase PAP2 family protein — protein MTRMLEPQRLATGRVLAATTLLLALGVVLGGLVLAEEWLPPVQGLDEGWARWMASLRSPFWDVVNAFLNLAGYRGVLLFHVLLVVALLLRSRPQAATFAAAAAVAVLISTQLLKAGILRDRPENTVVLTDTGSFPSGHVASTAALLVVVALLVGRAWLWVLTGLGVLAMMVSRTYLSAHWLVDTVGSVCLAVPVVLLLWLVFQDICIQENTDARRMLSWRARASRRRRAAAHPGSES, from the coding sequence ATGACCCGGATGCTGGAGCCTCAGCGATTGGCAACGGGCCGCGTGCTCGCGGCCACCACGCTCCTGCTCGCGCTGGGCGTGGTGCTCGGCGGACTGGTGCTGGCCGAGGAGTGGCTGCCCCCTGTCCAGGGCCTGGACGAAGGCTGGGCCCGCTGGATGGCGTCACTGCGCAGTCCGTTCTGGGACGTGGTGAACGCCTTCCTTAACCTGGCCGGCTACCGGGGTGTCCTGCTGTTCCACGTGCTGCTCGTCGTGGCCCTGCTGCTGAGAAGCCGCCCGCAGGCGGCCACCTTTGCCGCCGCCGCCGCTGTCGCCGTCCTGATTTCCACCCAGCTCCTGAAGGCGGGCATTCTCCGTGACCGGCCGGAGAACACGGTGGTCCTGACCGATACGGGGTCCTTCCCCTCCGGACATGTGGCCAGCACCGCGGCATTGCTGGTGGTGGTGGCCCTTCTCGTGGGGCGGGCCTGGCTGTGGGTGCTGACGGGGCTCGGTGTGCTGGCGATGATGGTCAGCCGCACGTACCTGTCCGCCCACTGGCTGGTGGATACCGTGGGCAGCGTGTGCCTGGCCGTCCCGGTGGTGCTCCTGCTTTGGCTCGTCTTCCAGGACATATGCATCCAGGAGAATACAGATGCCCGCCGGATGCTTAGCTGGCGCGCAAGGGCTTCGCGGCGCCGGCGAGCAGCAGCGCACCCAGGATCGGAATCATGA
- a CDS encoding ABC transporter, whose translation MSSTTLDPSRRGGAHAAAGDAPAGRTSGTSTGPGPSFLRVLNSEFIKFRTLLSTLILLGCTVLVVVGFGALSAWGTGQFAEAAATDPQAPAAFAAQGGDLAVGVPTSGIAFAQLILGSLGVLLMSSEFTTGMARSTFAAVPKRIPAFAAKLLVVMVTAFVLTAASVFLAGLVSLPILDNYDLKLDLASSQSVKMLLVNSLYVAAVAAIGMALGSLIRNSAGGIMSLVGLFFVAPIAFQLIPGDFFVEARKYLPGNTVEPLTAVQHVPDTLEAWQAALVLGAWVVIPVVLAAVLLKKRDV comes from the coding sequence ATGAGCTCCACCACCCTTGACCCCTCCCGCCGCGGCGGCGCGCACGCCGCCGCCGGAGACGCCCCTGCCGGCAGAACGTCCGGCACCAGCACCGGCCCGGGCCCCAGCTTCCTGCGGGTGCTGAACTCCGAATTCATCAAGTTCCGCACCCTCCTGTCCACCCTGATCCTGCTCGGCTGCACCGTCCTGGTGGTCGTGGGCTTCGGCGCCCTCTCCGCCTGGGGAACGGGACAGTTCGCCGAGGCGGCGGCCACCGACCCGCAGGCGCCCGCTGCCTTCGCCGCCCAAGGCGGGGACCTTGCCGTTGGCGTCCCCACCTCCGGCATCGCCTTCGCCCAGCTGATCCTGGGCTCCCTGGGTGTGCTGCTGATGAGTTCCGAGTTCACCACAGGCATGGCCCGCTCCACCTTCGCGGCCGTCCCGAAGCGGATCCCGGCCTTCGCCGCCAAACTGCTGGTCGTCATGGTGACTGCCTTCGTCCTCACGGCGGCCTCCGTGTTCCTGGCCGGCCTGGTGTCGCTGCCGATCCTGGACAATTACGACCTCAAGCTGGACCTCGCCAGTTCGCAGTCGGTGAAGATGCTGCTCGTCAACAGCCTCTACGTCGCGGCCGTCGCCGCCATCGGCATGGCCCTGGGCTCGCTGATCCGCAACTCCGCCGGCGGCATCATGAGCCTGGTCGGGCTGTTCTTCGTGGCACCGATCGCCTTCCAGCTGATCCCGGGCGATTTCTTCGTCGAGGCCCGCAAGTACCTGCCCGGAAACACGGTCGAGCCGCTGACCGCCGTCCAGCATGTCCCGGACACGCTGGAAGCCTGGCAGGCCGCCCTGGTGCTGGGCGCCTGGGTTGTCATCCCGGTGGTCCTGGCCGCCGTGCTGCTGAAAAAGCGTGACGTTTAG
- a CDS encoding MFS transporter, whose protein sequence is MTRTATRPQLDAAAAATFLIFGINGLVFASWAARIPAVTEILHISSGQMGTLLLCVAAGSLIALPTAGPVVGRIGTANAVRGAGLVAALAGVGVALALLAESVPGTGIALFFFGMGIGLWDVSQNIEGADVEHQLGRTIMPQFHAAFSGGAFLGALIGAGLAGLGVGLPAHLLVIAGIVAALTFLAPRYFLPHTPAPAPTAGETKEARGGPAWRDGRTLLIGVVVLGATLTEGAGNDWIAKAAVGGLEATESAGALLFAAFVLAMTAVRFFGGRAIDVYGRVAVLRVSMAAAAGGLGLFVLAGDLWLATAGAVLWGAGAALAFPMGMSAAADDPKHAAARVSVVSTIGYVAFLAGPPLLGYLGDLVGIRMALLTIMIPILGALLLAGAAKPLRAS, encoded by the coding sequence ATGACCAGGACGGCAACCCGCCCGCAACTCGATGCCGCTGCCGCGGCCACCTTCCTGATCTTCGGAATCAACGGGCTGGTGTTCGCCAGCTGGGCCGCCCGCATCCCCGCTGTGACGGAGATCCTGCACATCTCCTCCGGCCAGATGGGAACACTGCTGCTGTGCGTGGCGGCGGGCTCCCTGATCGCACTGCCCACCGCCGGCCCCGTTGTGGGCCGGATCGGGACGGCCAACGCCGTGCGGGGTGCCGGTCTGGTCGCGGCCCTGGCCGGCGTCGGTGTGGCGCTGGCGCTGCTCGCGGAGTCCGTCCCGGGGACAGGCATTGCGCTGTTCTTCTTTGGCATGGGCATCGGACTCTGGGACGTGTCCCAGAACATCGAAGGCGCTGACGTCGAACACCAGCTCGGGCGGACCATCATGCCGCAGTTCCACGCCGCCTTCAGCGGCGGCGCGTTCCTGGGCGCCCTGATCGGCGCGGGCCTGGCGGGACTTGGGGTCGGGCTCCCGGCGCACCTGCTGGTGATCGCCGGCATCGTCGCCGCCCTGACCTTCCTTGCGCCAAGGTACTTCCTGCCGCACACCCCGGCGCCCGCTCCGACAGCCGGGGAGACGAAGGAAGCCAGGGGCGGCCCGGCCTGGCGGGACGGACGGACGCTGCTGATTGGCGTTGTGGTGCTGGGTGCGACCCTCACCGAAGGCGCCGGAAATGACTGGATCGCCAAAGCCGCAGTCGGCGGACTGGAGGCCACGGAATCCGCCGGTGCGCTGCTGTTCGCGGCCTTCGTCCTGGCCATGACCGCAGTGCGCTTCTTCGGCGGCCGGGCGATCGATGTTTACGGCCGCGTGGCAGTGCTGCGCGTGAGCATGGCCGCCGCCGCCGGCGGACTGGGGCTCTTCGTGCTGGCTGGCGACCTCTGGCTGGCCACGGCCGGTGCCGTGCTTTGGGGAGCCGGCGCCGCGCTGGCGTTCCCGATGGGGATGTCCGCCGCGGCGGACGATCCCAAGCATGCCGCCGCCCGGGTGTCGGTTGTATCCACGATCGGGTATGTCGCGTTCCTTGCCGGCCCGCCGCTGCTGGGCTACCTCGGAGACCTGGTTGGAATCCGGATGGCCCTGCTGACCATCATGATTCCGATCCTGGGTGCGCTGCTGCTCGCCGGCGCCGCGAAGCCCTTGCGCGCCAGCTAA